The following coding sequences are from one Chitinimonas sp. BJYL2 window:
- a CDS encoding sensor histidine kinase, producing MNSPLAPTIPDRLPDFRNLGVVLRVLVGVNLIALAVSLAGSDTLPDGGSRFMAGAALLEPALLVLMAMLAGLRDTLRALPYTAGALLVLLLAMGTAGLSHWALAMLFPTNAAAYGRTLVIAAALTLVLLGYFRLRGRALSPLLTEARLQALQARIRPHFLFNSLNAVLSLIRSEPRKAERALEDLADLFRVFMAENRDLVPLKREVELARQYLGLESLRLGERLRTEWHLENMPGDAAVPPLILQPLLENAVYHGIEPSIQPGVIAINVFRARNELHIDIRNPYYKEGGRHHAGNKMAMGNIRERLSLHFDAEASLKTTVGSDYYQVHIIVPYRPAKS from the coding sequence GTGAATAGTCCCTTAGCCCCCACCATTCCTGATCGCCTGCCCGATTTCCGTAATCTGGGCGTGGTGTTGCGCGTGCTGGTGGGTGTCAACCTGATTGCACTGGCGGTAAGCCTGGCTGGGTCGGATACCTTGCCGGATGGCGGCTCGCGTTTCATGGCGGGCGCAGCCCTGCTCGAACCAGCCTTGTTGGTCCTGATGGCGATGCTGGCCGGCCTGCGCGACACCCTGCGCGCGTTGCCCTACACGGCGGGGGCCTTGCTGGTGCTACTGCTAGCCATGGGTACGGCAGGATTAAGCCACTGGGCGCTGGCCATGCTGTTTCCCACCAATGCTGCAGCCTATGGCCGCACCCTGGTGATAGCGGCGGCACTGACACTGGTGCTGCTGGGGTATTTCCGCCTGCGCGGCCGGGCGCTCTCGCCCCTGCTCACCGAAGCGCGTTTGCAGGCGCTGCAGGCTCGCATCCGCCCGCACTTCCTGTTCAACAGCCTCAACGCGGTGCTGAGCCTGATCCGCAGCGAACCGCGCAAGGCCGAGCGCGCACTGGAAGACTTGGCCGATCTGTTCCGCGTGTTCATGGCCGAGAACCGCGATCTGGTACCGCTGAAGCGCGAGGTGGAACTGGCGCGCCAGTATCTGGGTCTGGAGTCCTTAAGGCTGGGCGAACGCCTGCGGACCGAATGGCACCTGGAGAACATGCCCGGCGATGCGGCGGTGCCGCCACTGATTCTTCAGCCGTTGCTCGAAAACGCGGTCTACCATGGAATCGAGCCCTCGATACAGCCGGGGGTGATCGCAATTAATGTGTTTCGCGCAAGGAATGAGTTGCATATCGATATCCGTAACCCCTATTACAAAGAGGGGGGACGGCACCACGCCGGCAACAAGATGGCGATGGGCAATATCCGCGAGCGGCTGAGTCTGCACTTTGATGCGGAAGCCAGCCTGAAAACCACCGTAGGCAGCGACTATTATCAAGTGCATATCATCGTGCCTTACCGACCAGCGAAATCATGA
- a CDS encoding YifB family Mg chelatase-like AAA ATPase translates to MSLAVLYSRALNGVAAPEVVVEAHLANGLPAFNIVGLPDTEVKEARDRVRAAIQTARYDFPARRITVNLAPADLPKESGRFDLAIALGILAASDQLPMAALADYEFAGELALTGELRPVRGALAMSLAASRAGRAFIVPSANAAEAALIAETAVYGADSLNAVCAHLAGHTALARAEAPPCDAPAGYPDLADVKGQLPAKRALEIAAAGAHSLLMVGPPGTGKSMLASRLPGLLPPMAQAEALEAAALQSLGSQGFDPARFGQRPYRQPHHTASSVALVGGGSDPRPGEISLAHGGVLFLDELPEFDRKVLEVLREPLENRRITISRAARQAEFPAAFQLVAAMNPCPCGYAGHPNGRCRCTPDQVSRYKGKLSGPFLDRIDLIIEVPAVSQLELSTPVQSESSAAIRARTTTARARQLARQGCDNARLGSRDLDSHAYLDSAGQQLMHTAMTRLDLSARAYHRILRVARTIADLADSELILASHLAEAIQYRRAL, encoded by the coding sequence ATGTCGCTGGCCGTGCTCTACAGCCGCGCACTGAACGGCGTTGCCGCACCCGAAGTCGTCGTCGAAGCGCACCTTGCCAATGGCCTGCCGGCGTTCAACATCGTTGGCCTGCCCGATACCGAGGTCAAGGAAGCCCGCGACCGTGTCCGCGCGGCGATCCAGACGGCGCGCTACGATTTCCCGGCACGACGCATCACGGTGAATCTGGCCCCGGCCGACCTGCCCAAGGAGAGCGGCCGCTTCGATCTGGCGATTGCGCTGGGCATCCTCGCGGCCAGCGATCAGCTGCCGATGGCGGCATTGGCAGACTATGAATTTGCGGGCGAGCTGGCACTGACCGGCGAGCTACGCCCGGTACGTGGCGCGCTGGCCATGTCGCTGGCCGCCAGCCGGGCGGGCCGCGCCTTCATCGTGCCCAGCGCCAATGCAGCTGAAGCCGCATTGATTGCCGAGACCGCCGTATATGGCGCCGACAGTCTCAACGCCGTCTGTGCCCATCTGGCTGGTCACACCGCACTGGCGAGGGCCGAGGCCCCACCCTGCGATGCCCCTGCCGGCTACCCCGATCTGGCCGATGTCAAAGGCCAGCTCCCCGCCAAACGCGCGCTCGAAATCGCCGCAGCGGGCGCGCACTCGCTGTTGATGGTGGGCCCGCCAGGCACCGGTAAATCCATGCTGGCCAGCCGTCTGCCCGGCTTGCTGCCGCCCATGGCGCAAGCCGAAGCGCTCGAAGCCGCGGCCTTGCAATCGCTGGGCTCGCAAGGGTTTGACCCGGCACGATTCGGCCAACGCCCTTATCGACAGCCGCATCACACCGCTTCGTCGGTCGCGCTAGTGGGTGGCGGCTCCGACCCGCGACCCGGCGAGATCAGCCTCGCCCACGGCGGCGTGCTGTTTCTGGACGAGCTGCCCGAATTCGACAGAAAAGTGCTCGAAGTGCTGCGCGAACCGCTGGAAAACCGCCGCATCACCATCTCGCGCGCGGCACGTCAGGCGGAGTTCCCGGCCGCCTTCCAGCTCGTCGCTGCGATGAACCCGTGCCCCTGCGGCTATGCCGGCCACCCCAACGGCCGCTGCCGCTGCACGCCCGATCAGGTGAGCCGCTACAAGGGCAAGCTGTCGGGGCCGTTTCTGGATCGCATCGACCTGATCATCGAGGTGCCCGCCGTCTCGCAACTCGAACTGAGCACTCCGGTTCAGAGCGAATCCAGTGCCGCCATCCGCGCCCGTACCACCACCGCACGCGCACGCCAGCTGGCCCGGCAAGGCTGCGACAACGCCCGCCTTGGCAGCCGTGATCTTGATAGCCATGCATACCTCGACAGCGCCGGCCAGCAGCTGATGCACACGGCCATGACCCGGCTGGATCTCTCAGCCCGCGCTTACCACCGCATCCTGCGCGTAGCCCGCACGATTGCCGATCTGGCCGATAGCGAGCTGATCCTCGCCTCGCATCTGGCCGAAGCCATCCAGTACCGCCGTGCACTCTGA
- a CDS encoding acetyl-CoA C-acetyltransferase produces the protein MYQANARRVAILGASRIPFCRSNTLYAEQTNLDMLAGAINGLADRCNLAGVEIGEVGAGAVISHSKDWNLTREAVLSTKLSPLSTAYTVQMACGTSLQAAAQLAGKIALGQIDSAIAAGTDTTSDAPIVFQRRFAQRLVKLSQAKTLGQRLAAFKGFGLGELKPFAPNAGEPRTKMSMGQHTEIMAKQWGIARADQDKLAFDSHMKAAKAYESGFFNDLIVPFAGVNRDNHLRADSTLEKLATLKPAFDRDSGQGTLTAGNSTPLTDGASAVLLGSDAWAAERGLPVQAYLTHVRTASVDFIAGEGLLMAPTVAVARLLADTGLSLQDFDYYEIHEAFAAQVLCTLRAWESADYCQKRLGLSAPLGSIDPAKTNVMGSSLAVGHPFAATGTRILGVAAKLLAQKGSGRVLISICTAGGMGIAAIVERP, from the coding sequence ATGTACCAAGCCAACGCACGCCGCGTCGCCATCCTCGGCGCCAGCCGCATTCCGTTTTGCCGTTCCAATACCCTGTATGCCGAGCAGACCAATCTGGACATGCTGGCCGGGGCCATCAACGGTCTGGCTGATCGCTGCAATCTGGCCGGCGTGGAAATCGGCGAAGTCGGCGCGGGGGCGGTCATCTCGCACAGCAAGGACTGGAACCTCACGCGTGAAGCCGTGCTGTCGACCAAGCTGTCGCCACTGAGCACCGCCTACACCGTGCAGATGGCCTGCGGCACCAGCCTGCAAGCCGCCGCGCAACTGGCCGGCAAGATCGCGCTGGGGCAGATCGACAGCGCCATCGCCGCCGGGACCGACACCACCTCCGACGCACCCATCGTGTTCCAGCGCCGCTTTGCGCAGCGCCTGGTCAAACTCTCGCAAGCCAAGACCCTGGGCCAGCGGCTTGCTGCCTTCAAGGGCTTTGGCCTCGGTGAACTGAAGCCATTTGCACCGAACGCCGGGGAACCGCGCACGAAAATGTCGATGGGCCAGCATACCGAGATCATGGCCAAGCAATGGGGCATCGCCCGCGCCGATCAGGACAAGCTCGCCTTCGACAGCCACATGAAGGCCGCCAAGGCCTATGAAAGCGGCTTTTTCAACGATCTGATCGTGCCGTTCGCCGGCGTGAACCGCGACAACCATCTGCGCGCCGATTCCACGCTCGAAAAGCTGGCCACGCTCAAGCCCGCGTTCGACCGCGATTCGGGCCAGGGCACACTTACGGCCGGCAACAGCACGCCGCTGACCGATGGCGCATCGGCCGTGCTGCTGGGCTCGGACGCCTGGGCCGCCGAGCGCGGCCTGCCCGTGCAGGCCTACCTGACCCATGTGCGCACAGCCTCGGTCGACTTCATCGCCGGCGAAGGCCTGCTGATGGCCCCGACGGTGGCCGTCGCCCGCCTGCTGGCCGACACAGGCCTGAGCCTGCAAGACTTCGACTACTACGAAATCCACGAAGCCTTCGCCGCCCAGGTGCTGTGTACGCTGCGCGCCTGGGAATCTGCCGACTACTGCCAGAAACGCCTCGGCCTCTCTGCCCCGCTGGGCAGCATCGACCCAGCCAAGACCAATGTGATGGGCAGCTCGCTGGCCGTGGGCCATCCGTTTGCTGCCACCGGCACACGCATCCTCGGCGTGGCCGCCAAACTGCTGGCGCAAAAGGGTAGCGGCCGCGTGCTGATCTCGATCTGCACCGCAGGCGGCATGGGCATTGCCGCCATCGTCGAACGCCCCTGA
- a CDS encoding alpha/beta fold hydrolase yields the protein MNPWLVVGLAGVVLVGIGLTWRHWATLTITLLRKRAGYVRHTIGVDGFELVYHEAGRRDAPPMVLLHGFAGDGDNWVLMTPHLGKDFRILIPDLPGFGETGYLPGQSYSLDRQVARLKDFFDMLHLEQVHLCGNSLGGYFAAAFAAAYPQRIASLALFNAAGVDMPKRSPFYEAAMAGENWLLVRNEADFDRVLKLVYHRPPWLPGFLRDYQIDQRVLASDDQDAVFHEIFTERVWLDQRMPQISAPTLILWGDDDRVLDISSIKLFQAGIANAQAAIIPACGHVPMMEKPEATARVYLRFLAGLTQTAPALDSLQAAEAVSGH from the coding sequence ATGAACCCGTGGCTCGTCGTCGGCCTTGCTGGCGTTGTCCTCGTCGGCATTGGCCTGACCTGGCGCCACTGGGCCACGCTGACAATCACGCTGCTGCGCAAGCGCGCCGGCTATGTGCGTCACACCATCGGCGTGGATGGCTTCGAGCTGGTCTACCACGAAGCCGGACGGCGTGATGCGCCGCCCATGGTGTTGCTGCACGGCTTTGCTGGTGACGGCGACAACTGGGTGCTGATGACACCCCATCTGGGCAAGGATTTCCGCATCCTGATTCCCGATCTGCCCGGTTTCGGCGAGACCGGCTACCTGCCGGGCCAATCGTATTCGCTGGATCGCCAGGTGGCGCGGCTCAAGGACTTCTTCGACATGCTGCATCTGGAACAGGTGCATCTGTGCGGTAACTCACTGGGCGGCTATTTTGCGGCGGCCTTTGCGGCGGCCTATCCGCAGCGGATTGCCTCGCTGGCCCTGTTCAACGCGGCGGGTGTGGATATGCCCAAGCGCAGCCCGTTCTACGAAGCCGCGATGGCCGGTGAAAACTGGCTGCTGGTGCGCAACGAGGCGGATTTCGACCGGGTGCTCAAGCTCGTTTACCACCGCCCACCCTGGCTGCCGGGCTTTCTGCGCGATTACCAGATCGACCAGCGCGTACTCGCATCGGATGACCAGGACGCGGTGTTCCACGAGATCTTCACCGAACGTGTGTGGCTGGATCAGCGCATGCCCCAGATCAGCGCTCCGACGCTGATTCTTTGGGGCGACGACGACCGTGTCCTGGATATCTCCTCGATCAAGCTGTTCCAGGCCGGCATTGCCAACGCGCAGGCTGCCATCATTCCTGCCTGCGGCCATGTACCGATGATGGAGAAGCCCGAGGCGACGGCGCGTGTTTATCTGCGTTTTCTGGCCGGGCTGACACAAACTGCCCCCGCGCTGGACTCACTGCAAGCGGCCGAGGCCGTCAGCGGCCACTGA
- a CDS encoding SRPBCC domain-containing protein: MHFDTRRDIPASPATVFAAFTDPARLARWWGPAGFSNTFSHCEFEPGGAWVYVMHGPDNKHYPNESRFAEIVLNERLVIQHVSQPRYRLTISLAPIDGGTGTQVRWVQVFDDPRVASGVAHIVAPANEQNLDRLTAEVLSPPA, encoded by the coding sequence ATGCACTTCGACACCCGCCGCGACATTCCTGCCTCGCCCGCTACCGTGTTTGCCGCCTTTACCGACCCTGCACGTCTGGCGCGCTGGTGGGGGCCTGCCGGGTTCAGCAACACGTTCAGCCACTGTGAATTCGAGCCCGGAGGCGCCTGGGTATATGTGATGCACGGTCCGGACAACAAGCACTATCCCAACGAAAGCCGCTTTGCCGAGATCGTCCTCAACGAACGCTTGGTGATCCAGCATGTATCGCAGCCGCGCTACCGGCTCACCATCTCACTGGCTCCGATAGATGGCGGCACAGGTACACAGGTTCGCTGGGTGCAGGTATTCGACGACCCACGCGTCGCCAGCGGCGTCGCGCATATCGTGGCCCCGGCCAATGAACAGAATCTGGATCGGCTGACAGCAGAGGTGCTGAGCCCCCCCGCTTGA
- a CDS encoding LytTR family DNA-binding domain-containing protein gives MTATLRLFLVDDEPLALSRLQDLLAECRPNYPHEVVGTAQTGTEAVEKLVQHPADLVLTDINMPGMNGLELARHLGRLHHRPAVVFCTAHDEFAVQAFEVHALDYLLKPIRIERLAAALARAREMPHANHDTLAALSTSARRYFSVAERGRVRLVPVDAVLYLKAELKYVTLKTREAEFLLEESLTQLETEFGERFLRIHRNCLVAREKLLGFERDHDEGEGHWVAVLDGCADKLPVSRRQAHVVREFRRAG, from the coding sequence ATGACCGCCACGCTCAGACTCTTTCTGGTTGACGACGAGCCGCTCGCTTTGAGCCGGCTACAGGATCTGCTGGCCGAGTGCCGCCCCAACTATCCGCATGAGGTGGTGGGTACGGCGCAGACCGGCACCGAGGCGGTGGAGAAGCTGGTGCAGCACCCTGCCGATCTGGTGCTCACCGATATCAACATGCCGGGCATGAACGGGCTGGAGCTGGCGCGCCATCTGGGCCGCCTGCATCACCGCCCGGCCGTGGTGTTCTGCACGGCGCATGATGAGTTCGCCGTGCAGGCGTTTGAAGTGCACGCGCTCGATTACCTGCTCAAGCCCATCCGTATCGAGCGCCTGGCTGCCGCGCTGGCACGGGCACGCGAGATGCCCCATGCCAACCACGACACGCTGGCGGCGCTATCGACCAGTGCACGGCGATACTTCAGTGTGGCCGAGCGTGGCCGGGTGCGGCTGGTGCCGGTGGACGCGGTGCTCTATCTCAAGGCCGAGCTCAAGTATGTGACCCTGAAAACGCGTGAGGCGGAGTTCCTGCTCGAAGAATCACTGACCCAGCTCGAAACCGAATTCGGCGAGCGCTTCCTGCGTATCCACCGCAACTGCCTGGTGGCCCGCGAGAAGCTGCTGGGCTTTGAACGCGACCATGATGAGGGTGAAGGCCACTGGGTGGCCGTGCTGGATGGCTGCGCCGACAAGTTGCCGGTCAGTCGCCGTCAGGCCCATGTGGTGCGCGAGTTCCGGCGCGCCGGTTAA